The Streptomyces achromogenes genome window below encodes:
- a CDS encoding VWA domain-containing protein produces the protein MLEPVPATTADPESPEVSPIPDDNRRQVLYWRLLARLFDSEEQIALESASLAVVEDSGLPAALLDPRSSVDSLVQRHPELAAEFDGLMVPEAEAEAEAEAEAEVGAEAGDRDGDGGDDGRDRADEVRRAALVSKVLLNVFATGAGAVSAEQLSRWQSDAGWLERALGCRPGELRGGRGPAAGGLVPGIGAELADVEADLVQRMHLREVLADPVLAARLTPSMSLIEQLLRDKNNLSGVALANAKALIRCFVDEVADVLRTQVEKSTAGAIDRSVPPKRVYRNLDLDRTVWKNLTNYSPEEERLYVDRLYYRHTARRTTPQRLVVVVDQSGSMLDSMVNCTILASIFAGLPRVEVHLIAYDTRAIDLTPWVREPFEVLLRTKLGGGNDGPVAMAMARPKIAEPKNTVMVWISDFYEFDRSQPLFEGIEEVHRSGVKFIPVGSVTSFGRQEVNPWFRERFKALGTPVISGRIDKLVHELKTFLT, from the coding sequence ATGCTGGAACCGGTCCCCGCGACGACTGCGGACCCCGAGAGCCCCGAGGTTTCCCCGATCCCCGACGACAACCGCCGGCAGGTGCTCTACTGGCGGCTGCTGGCCCGGCTCTTCGACTCCGAGGAGCAGATCGCCCTGGAGTCCGCGAGTCTCGCCGTCGTCGAGGACAGCGGCCTGCCGGCCGCCCTGCTGGACCCGCGGTCCTCCGTGGACTCCCTCGTCCAGCGTCACCCGGAACTCGCGGCGGAATTCGACGGGTTGATGGTCCCCGAAGCCGAAGCCGAAGCCGAAGCCGAAGCCGAAGCCGAGGTCGGGGCCGAAGCCGGAGACCGAGACGGAGACGGCGGTGACGACGGACGCGACCGTGCCGACGAGGTGCGGCGGGCCGCGCTCGTGTCCAAGGTGCTGCTGAACGTCTTCGCGACGGGCGCCGGAGCCGTCAGCGCCGAGCAGCTGTCACGCTGGCAGAGTGACGCCGGCTGGCTGGAGCGCGCCCTCGGATGCCGCCCGGGCGAGCTGCGCGGAGGCCGGGGCCCCGCCGCCGGCGGCCTCGTCCCCGGCATCGGTGCGGAACTGGCCGACGTGGAAGCAGACCTGGTGCAGCGCATGCATCTGCGCGAAGTGCTCGCCGACCCCGTCCTGGCAGCGCGGCTCACCCCGAGCATGTCGCTCATCGAGCAACTGCTCCGCGACAAGAACAACCTCTCCGGCGTCGCTCTGGCCAACGCCAAGGCGCTCATCCGCTGTTTCGTCGACGAGGTCGCCGACGTGCTGCGCACCCAGGTGGAGAAGTCCACGGCCGGCGCGATCGACCGCTCGGTGCCGCCCAAGCGCGTGTACCGCAACCTCGACCTCGACCGGACCGTCTGGAAGAACCTCACCAACTACAGCCCCGAAGAGGAACGCCTCTACGTCGACCGCCTCTACTACCGGCACACCGCCCGCAGAACGACACCGCAGCGGCTCGTCGTCGTCGTGGACCAGTCGGGCTCGATGCTCGACTCCATGGTCAACTGCACCATCCTGGCGTCGATCTTCGCCGGGCTGCCCAGGGTCGAGGTGCACCTGATCGCGTACGACACCCGCGCGATCGACCTCACCCCCTGGGTCCGTGAGCCGTTCGAGGTGCTGCTGCGCACCAAGCTCGGCGGCGGGAACGACGGCCCGGTCGCCATGGCCATGGCCCGTCCGAAGATCGCCGAGCCCAAGAACACCGTCATGGTGTGGATCTCGGACTTCTACGAGTTCGACCGCTCCCAGCCCCTGTTCGAGGGCATCGAGGAAGTCCACCGCTCCGGCGTCAAGTTCATCCCCGTCGGCTCGGTCACCAGCTTCGGCCGGCAAGAGGTCAACCCCTGGTTCCGGGAGCGGTTCAAGGCGCTCGGCACACCCGTGATCTCCGGCCGCATCGACAAGCTCGTCCACGAGCTCAAGACGTTCCTCACCTGA
- a CDS encoding ATP-binding protein: protein MTDLLRAPAELKYAEELDWLESIDDNPKPFSWRLSPKMVRLFVLGSERADGLDREIAQKWFGDRSFVERSIVTLASDRGLLLIGDPGTGKSWLAELLSAAISRNSTLVVQGTAGTTEDHIKYSWNVSMVIAKGQSRESMIPSPIMTAMETGAIGRFEELTRSTSDVQDALISILSEKYISVPELGSDRDSDNIVFAKPGFSVIATANSRDRGVNDLSSALKRRFNFVRIPVVTNKKSEAEIVRFRTEELLRRHRIELDVPPTLLDVLLQSFADLRASSAAAGSDDEKLESALSTAEQIGVLEDAVLHSNFFGERALTARTLASSLVGSLARRAPEDLAILNKYLHGVVEPRSKEQGGSWPEFLEGGRDAIATLS from the coding sequence ATGACCGACCTGCTGCGCGCCCCCGCCGAACTCAAGTACGCCGAGGAACTCGACTGGCTGGAGTCGATCGACGACAACCCCAAGCCGTTCTCCTGGCGGCTCTCGCCGAAGATGGTCCGGCTGTTCGTCCTCGGCTCCGAGCGCGCCGACGGCCTCGACCGGGAGATCGCCCAGAAGTGGTTCGGCGACCGCAGCTTCGTCGAGCGCTCCATCGTCACCCTCGCCTCCGACCGCGGCCTGCTCCTCATCGGCGACCCGGGCACCGGGAAGAGCTGGCTGGCCGAGCTGCTGTCGGCCGCGATCTCCCGCAACTCCACCCTGGTCGTGCAGGGCACCGCGGGCACCACCGAGGACCACATCAAGTACTCGTGGAACGTCTCCATGGTCATCGCCAAGGGTCAGTCGAGGGAGTCGATGATCCCCTCGCCGATCATGACCGCCATGGAGACCGGCGCGATCGGCCGCTTCGAAGAGCTCACCCGCTCCACCAGCGACGTCCAGGACGCGCTGATCTCGATCCTCTCCGAGAAGTACATCTCCGTCCCGGAGCTGGGCAGCGACCGGGACAGCGACAACATCGTGTTCGCCAAGCCCGGCTTCTCCGTCATCGCCACCGCCAACAGCCGCGACCGCGGCGTCAACGACCTGTCCTCGGCGCTCAAGCGCCGCTTCAACTTCGTCCGCATCCCCGTCGTCACCAACAAGAAGAGCGAGGCGGAGATCGTCCGCTTCCGCACCGAGGAGCTGCTGCGCCGCCACCGCATCGAGCTGGACGTCCCGCCGACCCTGCTCGACGTGCTGCTGCAGAGCTTCGCCGACCTGCGCGCCTCCTCGGCCGCCGCCGGCAGCGACGACGAGAAGCTGGAGTCCGCCCTGTCCACCGCCGAACAGATCGGCGTCCTCGAGGACGCCGTCCTGCACAGCAACTTCTTCGGCGAGCGCGCCCTCACCGCCCGCACCCTCGCCTCCTCCCTCGTCGGTTCGCTGGCCCGGCGCGCGCCCGAGGACCTCGCCATCCTCAACAAGTACCTGCATGGCGTCGTCGAACCGCGCAGCAAGGAGCAGGGCGGCTCCTGGCCCGAGTTCCTCGAGGGCGGCCGCGACGCCATCGCGACCCTGTCATGA
- a CDS encoding ANTAR domain-containing protein, whose amino-acid sequence MPEPVYDADAAGGDANTGAESRDARLVRATPGPDITVRTDGERVVVAVRGELDLDSVGPLGRALGAALEASEDGIDLELDGVVFCDCSALNVLLGVREEGLRQGRTVVLRSVGPAMERLLTLTGTGSLFGAARGPGGAPRASADSTAEGVTGRGAGRTSGGVRPAGPAGEAFDGSPPPHLRIELVRLRRAARTRPVIDLARGVLMASFGLSADEAWRVLVLAARNTDGTVRGLARDLVGAVQEKPSPGALPEAVTAAVAEVRS is encoded by the coding sequence ATGCCGGAACCGGTATACGACGCGGATGCCGCAGGCGGGGACGCGAACACGGGTGCGGAGTCCCGCGACGCGCGCCTCGTCCGGGCGACGCCCGGGCCTGACATCACGGTCCGTACCGACGGGGAGCGGGTCGTCGTGGCGGTACGGGGCGAGCTCGACCTCGACTCGGTCGGGCCCCTCGGACGCGCCCTGGGCGCCGCACTCGAGGCGTCGGAGGACGGGATCGACCTGGAGCTGGACGGGGTCGTTTTCTGTGACTGCTCCGCCCTGAACGTGCTGCTCGGTGTGCGCGAGGAAGGTCTGCGGCAGGGCAGGACGGTCGTCCTGCGCTCGGTCGGCCCGGCGATGGAACGGCTGTTGACGCTGACCGGCACGGGGTCACTGTTCGGGGCCGCCCGCGGTCCCGGCGGCGCCCCCCGTGCCTCTGCCGACAGCACCGCCGAAGGCGTCACGGGCCGGGGGGCCGGGCGTACTTCTGGCGGCGTGCGCCCAGCCGGCCCGGCGGGCGAAGCATTCGACGGGAGCCCTCCGCCCCACCTGCGCATCGAACTCGTGCGACTGCGGCGCGCGGCGCGGACCCGCCCGGTGATCGACCTGGCCCGCGGCGTCCTCATGGCGTCCTTCGGTCTGAGCGCCGACGAGGCCTGGCGGGTCCTCGTCCTGGCCGCCCGGAACACCGACGGCACGGTACGGGGCCTCGCCCGGGACCTGGTCGGCGCCGTCCAGGAGAAGCCGTCGCCGGGCGCCCTGCCGGAAGCGGTGACCGCGGCGGTGGCCGAAGTCAGGTCGTAG
- a CDS encoding flavin reductase family protein yields MRVDHDPEALGAGAFYRLLTAVVVPRPIAWVSTLAADGTANLAPHSFFTVACTDPPIVQFTSVGRKDSLRNVEATGEFVVNFAPEKLLGQINATATDFPAHEGEFDAVGIEQEASLRVRPPRVADSPVALECRLHSTVVVGDCTLVLGEVVHAAVHEGVVVDGRPDIRRLRPLSRLGGNEWGTVGEIHDLARIAYRDRPPS; encoded by the coding sequence ATGCGCGTCGACCATGATCCCGAAGCCCTGGGCGCGGGCGCCTTCTACCGGCTGCTCACCGCCGTCGTCGTACCCCGGCCGATCGCCTGGGTGTCGACCCTCGCGGCGGACGGCACCGCCAACCTCGCCCCGCACTCGTTCTTCACGGTGGCCTGCACCGACCCGCCGATCGTCCAGTTCACGTCCGTCGGACGGAAGGACTCGCTGCGCAACGTCGAGGCCACCGGCGAGTTCGTCGTCAATTTCGCACCCGAGAAGCTCCTCGGGCAGATCAACGCCACCGCCACCGACTTCCCCGCGCACGAGGGCGAGTTCGACGCGGTCGGTATCGAGCAGGAGGCCTCCCTGCGCGTGCGGCCGCCCCGCGTGGCGGACTCGCCCGTGGCCCTGGAGTGCCGCCTGCACTCCACCGTCGTCGTCGGCGACTGCACGCTGGTCCTCGGGGAGGTCGTGCACGCCGCCGTACACGAGGGCGTCGTCGTCGACGGCCGCCCCGACATCCGCCGGCTGCGGCCCCTCTCGAGGCTGGGCGGCAACGAGTGGGGAACGGTCGGCGAAATCCACGACCTGGCGCGCATCGCCTACCGCGACCGGCCGCCGTCCTGA
- a CDS encoding helix-turn-helix transcriptional regulator — protein MEGVPEPHSGWTFLTNHARVLAVIADNHSARIRDIAAHCRLTERAVQKIIADLEQDGYLSHTKEGRSNIYRIEPGRLLRHPAEAGLSVAALLSLLAQDEAGRARRP, from the coding sequence ATGGAGGGAGTACCCGAGCCACACAGCGGATGGACGTTTCTGACCAACCACGCCCGCGTACTGGCGGTCATCGCGGACAACCACAGCGCCCGCATCCGGGACATCGCCGCGCACTGCCGGCTCACCGAGCGTGCGGTCCAGAAGATCATCGCCGACCTGGAACAGGACGGCTATCTGTCCCACACGAAGGAAGGGCGCAGCAACATCTACCGGATCGAGCCGGGCCGGCTGCTGCGCCATCCCGCCGAAGCGGGACTGAGCGTGGCGGCCCTGCTGTCACTGCTGGCCCAGGACGAGGCGGGCCGCGCCCGGCGTCCGTGA